AAATGGTTTACAACAACCTCGCATCTTAGGTTGGGACGCCACAGGCACGGTCGTCGCGGTTGGCCCTAAAGCCACCGGTTTCGCCATTGGTGATGAAGTCTGGTATGCAGGAGATATCACCCGTTCTGGCAGCAACACCACCCATCAACTGATTGATTCCCGCATTGTGGCTCATAAGCCAAAATCCCTGAGTTGGGTAGAGTCTGCTGCGATTCCCCTTACTGCATTGACCGCATGGGAAGGCCTGTTTGAACATCTGAAAATTCAGGAAGCCGGCAGCGATAAAACCCTGCTCATTATTGGCGGTGCGGGTGGTGTTGGTTCATTAGCAATTCCGCTGGCGGCGTTACGCAGCAAAGTACGTATTATTGCTACCGCTTCCCGTCCTGAGTCAGCAAAATGGTGTCTGGATCGTGGTGCCGACCTGACCGTTGATTACCATAATCTGCAAGAGAATCTGTTAAAGCACAATATCAAACAGGTTGACTATATTTTCTGTCTGAACGATACCGATGGTCACTGGAAATCCATGAGTGAGGTTATCGCACCATTCGGCCATATCTGCTCCATCGTAGAAAGTGCCCAGCCGCTGGAACAATCGCTGATTCGCACTAAAGGCGTTGCCCTGCATTGGGAACTGATGTTTACCCGCAGCATGTACCAAACACCTGATATGGCGGAACAGGGTCGTATATTGCAACAGGTCGCAAATATGATAGATAAAGGTGAGTTGAAAGGCACGCTGAATACCACGTTGCATGGCCTTAGCGTAGAAACCATTACCAAGGCCCATGCGAAGCAGTTAGAAGGGCATATGACGGGTAAGATAGCGATTGAGTTTTAGTTTCTTGTTGAGTACTTGATAAATTATCATTGATGGATATTCCGGCCGTAATGGCGATGTGTGCATATCTCTATTGTGCTCGGCCGGGAGACCATTAGTACTTAAGTTCTGAGTATGTTGGGCCTACGCTTGCGCCAAGTCGCCCCCACGGCACCCTCTCCCTCCGATGTACTATTTTTAGACACAAGCGTTCAATCTCTAAACTTTATCATTATATTGATACACTCGAATTCCAGTACCTAATTTTCCGTGTTATTTATACTAATTACTAATCCAATCAATCCATTATCTCTATTAACTTTCTGGTTTTGGCTGGAATAACCCCTGCCTGCATCAATAAACCGTCATGGACGGATGATATAATGACCTTCTGATGTGGCTTGACGGGATGCGTTAATGGACGACAAATTTGATGTCATCATTATCGGTGGCGGAATTGCTGGCTGTACCTGTGCGCTGTTACTGGCACGGGCTGGGGTAAATGTCTTGCTGCTGGAGCGCGCAGAACAGGCGGGGGGGAAAAATATCTCCGGTGGTCGCCTTTATAGCTATAGTCTTGAAACCATTCTGCCAGAATTTGCTCAATCAGCTCCCATTGAGCGACAAATCACTCAGGAAAAACTTAGCCTGCTGACCAATGAAACCAGTGTCACCGTGGATTATCGCCATCCCGAATTTGCACAAGACGCCACGTCCTATTCAGTACTGCGGGCCCGCTTTGATCCCTGGTTAATGGTGCAGGCTCAAAATGCCGGAGCGCAATGTCTGACCGGCGTTCAGGTCGATGCCCTGATTCAGGAAAGTGGTGCCGTTTGCGGCGTTCAGATTGGTGATGACCGGCTGTATGCCCATGCAGTGGTTCTGGCGGAGGGAGCAAATTCCCTGCTGGCAGAGCAGCATCAGTTAGTCAAAAAACCCCCGAGTCATACTATGGGAATTGGCGTTAAAGAGGTGCTGGCGCTACCCCAATCTCGTCTTGAAGAACGTTTTTCACTGGAAAATAATCAGGGAACCGCCTGGCTGTTCGCCGGAGAAACCATTACAGGAAAAGCAGGCGGCGGCTTTTTATACACCAACCGAGATACCCTCTCCATTGGATTAGTTTGTAATCTGTCGGTGGTGAGCCACGGGAAAAATGCATTGCCGCAAATGCTAGAGAGCTTTAAGCAACATCCACTCCTGCGGCCTCTACTGAAAGAGACAGAACTGTTGGAGTATGGCGCACACCTGATTCCCGAAGGGGGAATCAATGCCCTTAACCCGCCATTTGGTGCAGGCTATCTGATTGCCGGTGATACCGCCGGATTTTGTGTAAACAGCGGTCATACGATTCGAGGCATGGATCTGGCGGTAATCAGCGCACAGGCGGTAGCCGATACCCTAACGATAGCGCTACAGAAAGATGACTTCAGTGCGGCCTCACTGGCGGCTTACCAAACCCATCTGGAAAACAGCACCCTTTGGACGGTGCTAAAACAGTACCGCGGGTTACCCGATACGCTGCTAAAAAATCCACGGTATTTTGCCGAGTATCCACAAATAACCAGCGATATTTTACGCGAACTGTTTGAAATTAATCGCCATCCAGCACCGCCACTGCGTAACATCCTGTGGAAACATGCCCGCCGGGCTGGCTTGATAACACTGTTTAAAGATCTGATCGGGGGAGCGCGCAGCCTGTGAAAATAGAAATGAAACTCAGTAAAAATCACTATGTCATTGACGAAAATCAGCCGCATATCGTTGCAGCAGATCACCCGGATCGACAGACATTACAGCAGTTGGTTAACGCCTGTCCTGCTGGACTTTACCAACTCAATCAGGATGGTAGCCTGAGCTTTAACTATCATGGCTGTCTGGAGTGTGGCACCTGCCGGTTACTGTGTAATGAAAAGACGCTGACGCGCTGGCACTACCCCGCAGCGGGTTACGGAATAACCTTTCGGTTTGGTTGATACGGGATATGTGAAGTGCCGCAGGGAGGCTGATTCACGGTTATGCTACCCTGCGCCGATACTTTTACCGTGCTCTGAGCGGTAATAATAAAAGCCAAATGGAGAGCTTCCCTGTGTCTATATTGCAGTTATTGAAACAACACCCCGTCATTGCTGCGGTAAAAGATACTGAAAGCCTGAACACTGCTCTAGAGTCAGACTGCAAGATCATTTCGATCCTGTACGGCAATATCTGTAATATTGGCACCATTGTTCAGCGCATCAAGAAAGCGGGAAAGTACGCCTTTATTCACGTCGATCTTTTGGACGGAACCTCCAACAAAGAGATCGTCATTAACTTTCTGAAACTGGTTACCGCCGCCGATGGCATTATCAGCACCAAAGCCTCGATGATTAAAGCAGCAAAAGCCCAAGGGTTTTACGGTATTCACCGGATATTTCTGCTGGACTCCATCTCATTCCACAATATTGATAAACAGGTAGCCCAATCCAATCCTGACTGTATCGAGATTCTACCCGGCTGCATGCCTAAAGTACTGGGATGGGTGGCAGAACAGATAGATTTACCGATTATCGCCGGCGGATTGGTTTGCGATCATGAAGATGCCACCAACGCTCTAAATGCCGGTGCCAGCGCGGTTTCCACCACCAATACCGGCGTCTGGCAACTGACGTTTTAATATCGTAACCGCGCTCACCGGTACATTCTTATCTTTGATAACCATTCAATCTGATAATTGACGGCTAATACCGCGAATATTCGACTGCTGAACACAGTCTACCAACGCCTCTAATACGCTATTCATATCATCAACAATACCCACATCGGCCTGCGAAAAAATAGCAGCATCAGGATCGGTGTTAATCGCCACAATAAATTTACTGTGGCGAATTCCAACCGAAAACGCGGCCGCGCCGGATACACCTGCAGTAATACAAACCTCGGGTGCAACCAAGGTGCCGGACATGCCTAACATGGTTGACATACTACTCCAAGCATTCATCGCGACCGGACGACTAACCCCTAACTGAGCCCCCAATGCTTGGGCAATATCATTGAGCCGCTGTACGTTTTGGCTATTTCCAGCACCTTGCCCTATAGCCAGCACTCTCTCCGCTCGAGTGAGCCGTGGCGGCTCTTCCGGCATGCTCACCTGATGTTCAACCAGCCATATTGGCATTTCAGCTTCCGTTAATATCAATTGTTGCTCAATTTCCTGGTAATCCTGAGTTTGCGCGACTGCCCCGCCCTGACGGGCCACCCCAAGGCAATACGGCGTAGCCCGCAGCGTCAATGTGGCCATCATGTTGTTGCCATATACTGACTTCTCGACCTGACAACCGCTTTCATCTATTTGTCCGCTCATCACGCCCAGACAAGAGGCCCCATTTAGGCGAAAAGCCAGACGCGTTGCCAGTTCATTTCCCAGCGAACAACTGGAGAAAAGCAGTAATTCTGCCGGATAAATTTGGTAAACCTGTTCCAGCAGCGGCAACACCGACTCCGCCACCAGCAATACCGGGCTTTTTAACCACTGAATCTGCGTAATGGCACAATCGAACTGCGGCAAACGTTCCGGATGAACACGCCGGTGAAACAGCCACAAAGCCACTTCACTTGCTGCCAGTTGGCTTTGCTGCAAAAAGCGATTGATCTCTTGTGCCTGCTGTAAAAAGGAGGGAGAGTCTGCATCGAGAATTAATGCCACTTTCATCAGCCTAATCTCCCTTGCAAATAGTCATGGTACAGCCGCCGGGCTTTTTCCTCAGGCGTACTGCCGGTAATTATCACGCCACCCCGCCGGTTTTGCTGGCGAGTCAGCTTCGTCAGTTGTTTATCATTTTCCTGCTGTAACGCCTGTGGCGTCAATCCAAGCTGTTCCGGTGAATAGTGGTGGATGCTGTTTTTAGCCCCTGCCAGCTTCTGCTTCAGCGTAGGCACTCGCAACGCACTGGCCTGAGTTGAATTACCTACCGCCAATACTGCGGGTGTCTCAATAGTCAGCGTTTGTTGTTCATCTTCCGTTTGCCTGATGACGATGACTTGCCGGGTCTCTCTGATAACACGGAAATCACTGACCTGTGTGATGCAGGGCCAGTTCAACAGTTCAGCCAACAGCATCGCCGTTTGCATGTTATGCCCTTCGCTACTTTGCATACCCAATACAATCAGGGACTGCTGATCTATCTGCTGGTGATAAGCCTGCATGATTTTCGCTACTGCCAGAGGATTAAAACGCAGATCAATTGATGACATTGGGTCGATTCTGATTGCAGACTGAAAACCCAAGGCATACATCTGTTTCAGGTAGTGTTCTCCCCGGCGATCATCGATGGTCAGAGCACTCAAACTGAGTTCGTCTTCTTTCCAGCCAGTGCTGTCGCGCACCATTAACATCAGCTCTGCCGCACTTTCGTCAAAACAGTTCAGCATGGTTTGCGTAAAGCTCACATCAATTTGCAGGCTATCGCCAGCCTGCCAGTCCTTTTCAGCCATCATGCTTAAATCAGGCGAAGCTTTAAAACCCAACAAAATCTTCACAGTCAGCCCTCCTCTCCTGCTGCGGTACTTTCTTCACCGTCGACGCCCCCACCAGCGTCAGATTTTTGGTTTCCGGAGCCCAAAGTACCGAGACCCACAGCCCCATCAGCAGTACCGCCACCAAAATCAACATGGTGTACTGGATACCTAGAGCCAATATCGCTATAGGCAGAAATCCGGTGCTGATAGCCGAACCTAAACGACTCATGGACGTAGCAAAACCAACCCCCAGTGAACGAATATCCGTTGGAAAGCTTTCGGCCGGGAAAACCCCCACCAAATTGCTGACGGCAGAAATAGTCAGCGTAAAAATCGCAAACAGTAACAGCATAAGACCGGTTTGCGAGGAAGGAACAAATGCCAGCGTCACTAGGCTTAGTATCAGGACCACAAATGCCGTAATCAAAAAGCCCCGACGGGAACAGAACTGAGTAAATCCAATGCCGAATAGCGCTCCCACAATTAATAACCCATTCAGCATCAGATCGGTGGCGAAGCTCTCGGTTAAGCCGAGGGCGCGTAGCATAGAAGGCAGATAGGTATAAATGGCAAAATAGGGGATCACCAGACAGACAAAAAACAGGCTGTTAAACGCGGTTCTTCGCCAGTAGCGGGCAGAAAACAGCGTACGCAGGTGGCGGGCAGTTTCTACCGGAATTTCATCATTGAGTATCACATTAGGGCCAAAACAGCGTTTTACGATTTCGTGGGCTTCATCAATGCGGCCTTTGCGCATCAGCCAACGCGGAGATTCCGGCGTACCCCAGCGCGAAATCATAATGCACAGCGCCGGTATGGATGCCGATGCCAGTAACCAACGCCAAGCATCCGGTCCGGCATCCGCCAACCAGTGCCCCATAAAGCTGGCGGAAACATAGCCCACCGTCCAGATAACGCTGAAGGAACCAAGCAGTAGCCCACGATATTTACGCGGAGAGAATTCCGCCAGCATGGTGTGGCCGACAGAGTAATCCCCTCCCAGACCAATTCCCACCAGTACCCGCAGCCAAAACAGTTGTTCAGGAGAAGAGGCAAAAAACTGTAAAAATGATGCCAGAGTAATAATCACAAAGCTGAAAGTGAATATCTTCTGACGACCAATATGATCGGAGATCCATCCCAGAATCAGACTCCCAAGAAACAAACCAAACAGCGCAGAACTACCAATCATTCCTTCCCATAAGGGGGATAGCCCCATTTGAGGGCTAATTTGTGTCAGCGCAAAACCGATTACACCTAGCACATAGCCATCGGTTAAATGTGCACCAAAAGTCAGGCCTGCAATTTTGAGATGAAAACGGTTAAGGGGAATGTCATCCATGCGGACGGGTGAAGGGTTAGGCAGTGTCGCTATTGTTCTGTTGGCTATTAACATAGTTGTTCTCATTCAGCAGTAACGACCATTCGCAGTCCTTAAACAAAAACCGGGCCGCCTATAACAGACAAGCCCGGTCAGAGACACTTTAGCTTTCAATCGGGTAGATAGTACCGATATTCATAATACCGTTCGGGTCATACACCTCTTTCAGCGCTTTCAGTATGTAGTAAGCGGAACCGTGTTCATCTTTAGTCCAGTGCACGCGATGCTTACCAATACCGTGATGATGCACCATCGAACCACCCAGTTTGATGGTCTCTTCCACAATGATTTTATTCAATGGGTTATGGTATTTATCAATCTCTTCCTGTGGGGAACAATCCACCACATTGTAGTCATACACAAAGTACATATTGGTACCGTTGATATAACTGTGAGAAGAGTGACCGCCAAGCATAGTGATATCGTCCGCATGTGGGAATTCATTACGGATGCGGTGAATCACACTTTCATAAATTTTATTGATTGAACGCCAGTCGCCGGAAACCTCCGTTGTAAAGCCCATATTCTTGGTCTTCATAATCTGTACCCGTTCCGCCGCGACTTTATCCGGTCCCCAGTTAAGATTATTAAACCAAGTTTCAATCAGCTTACTGTCTACTTTCTTACATTCAGGATGGCGAGCCACAATGGTTTCAATGCCGTTACCTGTCGCGCGAGCAATCTCTTTGGCACCTTCCGCCATAAAGATCAGTACACACTGACCATCAGCAAAGTGAGTAAAGTGCTGAGAGCCATCTTCCGCATCATATAAACGCGCAATCGATGGGCGATATCCTTCAACCATTACTTCACGCAGGATATCAAAACCGGTCTTCATGTTGTCCAGAATATAGCCGTAGAACAGGTTATTTTCCGGCATGTATTTGAATATTTTCACTGTAACTTCAGTGATGTAGCAAAGTGCACCTTCGTTACCAATGATCACATGGCGAATATCCGGCCCAGCGGCGCGGCGCGGTACGTTTTTAATCCGGGTTACGGTACCGTCAGGGAATACCGCCTCAAGACCGACCACCATATCTTCAATAGCACCGTACAGCGTTGAGAACTGCCCGATACTGCGGGTAGCCACCAAGCCCCCCATTTGAGCCAGCGGTTTAGACTGTGGTGAGTGCCCGGTGGTATAGCCCTTGGCTCGTAGTTTATTCTCCAATACCTCCAGTGCAACGCCGCACTGGGCGGTAGCCTGCATGTTCTCAATATCAATATTGATAACCTGATTCAGCTCGGAGCCATCCAGAACCACAGAGTTCGCCACCACGGTTTCTAGGCCACCTTCAGTGGCAGAGGATCCGGTACGCGGCACGCAGTTGATATGATTTTTATTCAGGAATGCCAGTACGTCTGAAACCTGCTGAGTATTGGCTAATTTCACCACCGCAGCCGGTAGCGGTAGCGTGAAGATACCGTGGATATCGGCATATTTTCTGAAACGGTCAATGCTGTTTTTCTGCAGCACCTTTTCATCGGTAATGACTCGTTCGGAGCCTACGATCTGTTTGAGCTTCTCAACAATAGCTTCTCTTGTCAGCGACATGATTAATCCTTCCTGCTTTCAGTACATTTCTATGGCATGTCTTATGCCATGACGGTGGAGAACAAATAATCTAAACATCAAAATATCGACTTAGCGCACCAGATAGCCGCCGTCGACCACCAGCAGATGGCCATTCACATAGTCCGAAGCGCGGCTGGCTAAGTACACCATCGCCCCCATCAGGTCCTGAGTTTCACCCCAGCGGTTTGCCGGAATATGATCCAGAACGCGTTTGTTGGTTTCAGGATTTTTACGGGTTTCGGTGGTGATATCGGTGGCGTAATAGCCCGGGGCAATACCATTAACTTGGATGTTGTACTGGCCTAATTCGTCACAGTAAGCCTTAGTGAAACCTGCCAGTGCGTGTTTGGTGGCAGAATAGGCCGGTGACCACTGACCACCCAAATAGGAAAACAGTGAGCAGATATTGATAATTTTGCCGTGGCGTTGAGGGATCATCACTTTTGCCGCTTCATAACTGAGCTCAAACGCAGCGGTCAGGTTGATATCAATCATTGGGTCCCAGTCCGCGCGGCCAAAATCCAGCACCTTATTCAACTTACAAATACCGGCGTTATTCACCACAATATCAACGGTTCCAAAGTGTTTCAGACACTGGGCAATCACTTTAGCCGGAGCGCCTTTTTCAGTGATATCCACCTGCATAAACTCAACTTTCACCCCCTGCTTCTCAATCATTTCACGGGTTTCACCCTTATCCATGATGAAGCTGGGAATAAACAGATTGGCACCTGCTTTAGCCAGCGCCATCGCAAACGCCTGACCCAGACCGCTATTGCCGCCGGTAACGATCGCCGTTTTGCCTTTGAGTGAGAAAAAATCCAGAGAAAATTCATCCAACGCATTCAGTGACATGGTGTAACCCCTTTGATTCCTGATTAAAACGCAAAAAAAAAGAGAAAAGTAAGCTCCCCGCGTTGAGCGGGAAGTTACTTTTCTCATAATCTCTAGTAACTATTTAAAGTAGTAACATATCTGATAACGGGTTTTCCGTGACAATCCTCACAAAATTCAATCTGATAAAACTCAAGCGCTAAATAACACCAGATTGCCTGGAGCTTACTGTATCAATTTGTGGCATCACTCAAGCTTCGTAAGGCTGAAATTCATTATATTGAAAAATATCAGTAAGATAGATGAATAAATTTAGCTCAGAATGGGAATTGTGACCACTCTCACGGAAAGCCGTCAGCCTCACATGCTATTAATTATCACAGTTACTAGAGACAACGAGAAAAGTAACTTCCCGCTCAACGCGGGGAGCTTACTTTTCTCTTTTTTTTTGCCCTAAAATCAATGTTCCATAACTGAGATAACACCATGCAAAATAATAATTTTCGCCGTTGGTTAACGCTGGCGATTATCAGTATCAGCGGCGGCGTCAGTTTTGATTTGGCTTACCTGAGATATATTTATCAAATCCCAATGGCAAAATTTATGGGATTCACCAACACCGAGATCGGCTTCATCATGAGCACCTTCGGGATTGCTGCGATTATTCTGTACGCGCCCAGTGGGGTCATTGCCGATAAGTTCTCCCATCGCAAAATGATGACCTTCGCGATGATTGCGACCGGTTTACTCGGCTTGCTCATGTCAGTTTACCCGCCTTTCTGGGTGATGATTCTGATTCAGGTTGCCTTTGCCATCACCACTATCCTGATGCTGTGGTCCGTCTCCATCAAAGCCGCTTCGCTGCTTGGTAACCATGAAGAACAGGGAAAAATTATGGGCTGGATGGAGGGTCTGCGCGGCGTGGGTGTCATGCTGCTGGCGGTATTTACCATGTGGGTGTTTTCACTGTTTATGCCGGATGACCCGAGCAGTCTGAAATCAGTGATTATGATATACAGCGTAGTGTATATTCTACTCGGCATCCTGTGCTGGTTCTTTGTCAGCGATGGTTACACCTCACGAACAGAAAGTGACGGTGAGAAGAAAGATAAACCTGCCTTTAAACTTAGCGATATCTTGTCAGTACTGAAAATCAGTACCACCTGGTATTGCAGTATGATCATCTTTGGCGTGTATACCATTTACGCCATTCTTAGCTACTCTACCAACTATCTTACTGAAATGTATGGTATGACGCTGGTAGCCGCCAGCTATATGGGAATTGTAATCAACAAAATTTTCCGCGCCATGTGCGGCCCTTTGGGTGGGCTGGTGACAACTTACAGTCGCTTTAAGTCTCCGACGCGAGTCATTCAGTTTCTGGCAGCGATCGGTGCTATCACCCTCGGCGCACTGTTGTTTACCAACCAAAATCCAGGCTCCGTGGTGGTTGGCATTGGGCTGATTCTGCTTCTGGCCTTTGCCTGCTACGCCTCTCGAGGCCTCTACTTCGCCTGTATTGGTGAAGCACGCACCCCAAAATACATTATGGGAACCACCGTCGGCATCTGCTCTGTCATTGGTTTCTTACCTGATGTATTTGTCTATCCCACGGTCGGTTACTGGCAAGACTCCCTGCCTCCGGCAGAAGCTTATCGCAATATGTGGTTGATGGGACTGGGAGCCACCTGTCTGGTGATTGTGTTTACTTTCTTGTTGTTTAACAACATGAAGCGCGCCAGCCAACAGACGACAATACCAAACCCGGTAATGGAATAACGCCATTTTGAACATTATTATTTTTAATCATGAGGTTAAAAAATGAGTGACAAATATTTGATGGGTGTCGATGTGGGTACCCAAAGTGCCAAAGTGGTGATATTCGATCTGGACGGTAATGTGGTTAGCGAAGGGAAGCAGGCATTACGTAAGATGGACATTCCTGCCCCTCTACTGGCAGAACATCCGGACGATGATCTGTGGGACTCCTTAAAGCTAGCGTTCCAAAGAGCCATGACAGAATTTTCTCAGGCGGGTCGAAAAGCAGAAGATATTTTGGCGATGGGTGTGTGTATTATTCGCTGCTGTCGAGTACTGCTCAAAGAGAATGGGGAGCTGGCCTATCCAGTGATTAACTGGATGGATAAACGTTTAAACAAGCCTTATCAGTACATTGATGCCTATAAAGGGGTGCGTTATATCACCACCACCTCAGGCTATATTACCCACCGCCTGACGGGCCAGTTTAAAGATACCTGCGCCAACTACATTGGCTGGTGGCCAATGGATAACGATACACTGGACTGGAGCACCGACCCAGCGGTCTGGAAGAGCTGCAACCTGACGCGAGAAAACGTACTGGATGTGGTGAAGCCGGGAGAAATTTTGGGCTATGTCTCTGAACTGGCTGCAAAACAGATTGGCGTACCTGCCGGTATTCCTGTCGTAGCTACCGCCCATGATAAAGCAGTTGAAGCATTAGGCGCGGGTTCACTGGATGAAGGCGTCGCGCTGATTTCGCTGGGTACTTATATCGGTGCGATGGTGCATGGTCATGCCAATGTAAAAGATGCCCAAAACTTCTGGCCGTTCCAAGCCTCGATTCCTGGTCGTTACCTGTATGAGTGCATGGGTGTTCGCCGCGGTATGTGGACTATCAGTTGGTTCCGCGATCAGTTTGGCGAATCTGCTCTGGCAGATGCCGATAAAACCGGTGTCAGTATTGAAGAACTGCTGAACAGGGAAGCCTCAAAAGTCCCTGCCGGTTGCGAAGGTTTGCTCACCATTCACGACTGGGCACCGCCATCGGAAGCTGAATTCCGTAAAGGCGTAATGATGGGTTTTGATGGCCGCCATACTCGCGCCCATATGTACCGCTCGGTGCTGGAAGGCATTGCTTTCACCATGAAGAATCATATGGATAAGATGGCTAACGAACTCAATACCCCGTTCAAACGCCTGATTATCTCTGGCGGCGGGGCCAACAGCGATCTGTTTATGCAGATCTTCGCCGATGTATTTGGCATTCCAACCAGTCGAAATGTGATGAAAGGCTCCGCCTCAGTAGGATGCGCCATTAACGCTGGCATGGCCGTCGGTGCCTTCGACAGCTACCAACAGGCAACCCAGAAACTGGTTCGTATGGGAGACACCTTTATGCCTGATATGGAAAATCACCGTTTCTACAATGCGCTCAATGGAGAAGTCTACACGCAGGTAAACCAATACTTCGACCCGCTATTGAAAAAATTAAGCCCGCTGGTGGATTACGCGTGATCTAATAATAAGAAGGGGCGCAAAGCGCCCCTTGAGACTGCTGACCAGCCTAATAAATCAGCAACTGTGCATATTCCGACCGTAAAAACACGGTGCCAATATAAGCACCGTGTTTTTACGGTCGGTAAACAATCTGTACTTAGATACAGAGTGCGACGGGTCTGGCCGGGTTAGGGGCACTCCGGCAGCTAAAGCTGCTACGATCCCAACACCCGTCCTTCCCGTCGATTGGCTATCTTGAGGTGAACAATTGAACTACCAGACTTTGTCATCAGTCTGAAGGGGGGCTTTGCGTCCCTAGCCCGGCTCGGCCCGACGCACACAAAAGCCAAATACATGGCTCTCCCGGCCTAGCACTCGGATGATATTCGTGCATAGTCCTTACGGCCGGAATATTCACCTAAATAAACATGTCTTCCACATTAAAGATCCTCAAGTACCCTCAACGCATCCGACAGCTTCTTCACCCCAAACACCTGCATATTAGGAATACTCTTTTTCGGCACATTCGCATGAGGAACAATCGCGCGTTTAAAGCCATGTTTTGCT
Above is a window of Limnobaculum parvum DNA encoding:
- a CDS encoding FAD-dependent oxidoreductase, whose protein sequence is MDDKFDVIIIGGGIAGCTCALLLARAGVNVLLLERAEQAGGKNISGGRLYSYSLETILPEFAQSAPIERQITQEKLSLLTNETSVTVDYRHPEFAQDATSYSVLRARFDPWLMVQAQNAGAQCLTGVQVDALIQESGAVCGVQIGDDRLYAHAVVLAEGANSLLAEQHQLVKKPPSHTMGIGVKEVLALPQSRLEERFSLENNQGTAWLFAGETITGKAGGGFLYTNRDTLSIGLVCNLSVVSHGKNALPQMLESFKQHPLLRPLLKETELLEYGAHLIPEGGINALNPPFGAGYLIAGDTAGFCVNSGHTIRGMDLAVISAQAVADTLTIALQKDDFSAASLAAYQTHLENSTLWTVLKQYRGLPDTLLKNPRYFAEYPQITSDILRELFEINRHPAPPLRNILWKHARRAGLITLFKDLIGGARSL
- a CDS encoding ferredoxin family protein, whose amino-acid sequence is MKLSKNHYVIDENQPHIVAADHPDRQTLQQLVNACPAGLYQLNQDGSLSFNYHGCLECGTCRLLCNEKTLTRWHYPAAGYGITFRFG
- a CDS encoding electron transfer flavoprotein subunit alpha/FixB family protein, with product MKVALILDADSPSFLQQAQEINRFLQQSQLAASEVALWLFHRRVHPERLPQFDCAITQIQWLKSPVLLVAESVLPLLEQVYQIYPAELLLFSSCSLGNELATRLAFRLNGASCLGVMSGQIDESGCQVEKSVYGNNMMATLTLRATPYCLGVARQGGAVAQTQDYQEIEQQLILTEAEMPIWLVEHQVSMPEEPPRLTRAERVLAIGQGAGNSQNVQRLNDIAQALGAQLGVSRPVAMNAWSSMSTMLGMSGTLVAPEVCITAGVSGAAAFSVGIRHSKFIVAINTDPDAAIFSQADVGIVDDMNSVLEALVDCVQQSNIRGISRQLSD
- a CDS encoding electron transfer flavoprotein subunit beta/FixA family protein; translated protein: MKILLGFKASPDLSMMAEKDWQAGDSLQIDVSFTQTMLNCFDESAAELMLMVRDSTGWKEDELSLSALTIDDRRGEHYLKQMYALGFQSAIRIDPMSSIDLRFNPLAVAKIMQAYHQQIDQQSLIVLGMQSSEGHNMQTAMLLAELLNWPCITQVSDFRVIRETRQVIVIRQTEDEQQTLTIETPAVLAVGNSTQASALRVPTLKQKLAGAKNSIHHYSPEQLGLTPQALQQENDKQLTKLTRQQNRRGGVIITGSTPEEKARRLYHDYLQGRLG
- a CDS encoding zinc-binding alcohol dehydrogenase family protein, translated to MSKYAIAVDPVNPQQFIQIPVPEATPSEFDLLVEIKAIAMNPVDTKVHAGLKKNGLQQPRILGWDATGTVVAVGPKATGFAIGDEVWYAGDITRSGSNTTHQLIDSRIVAHKPKSLSWVESAAIPLTALTAWEGLFEHLKIQEAGSDKTLLIIGGAGGVGSLAIPLAALRSKVRIIATASRPESAKWCLDRGADLTVDYHNLQENLLKHNIKQVDYIFCLNDTDGHWKSMSEVIAPFGHICSIVESAQPLEQSLIRTKGVALHWELMFTRSMYQTPDMAEQGRILQQVANMIDKGELKGTLNTTLHGLSVETITKAHAKQLEGHMTGKIAIEF
- a CDS encoding MFS transporter, which encodes MATLPNPSPVRMDDIPLNRFHLKIAGLTFGAHLTDGYVLGVIGFALTQISPQMGLSPLWEGMIGSSALFGLFLGSLILGWISDHIGRQKIFTFSFVIITLASFLQFFASSPEQLFWLRVLVGIGLGGDYSVGHTMLAEFSPRKYRGLLLGSFSVIWTVGYVSASFMGHWLADAGPDAWRWLLASASIPALCIMISRWGTPESPRWLMRKGRIDEAHEIVKRCFGPNVILNDEIPVETARHLRTLFSARYWRRTAFNSLFFVCLVIPYFAIYTYLPSMLRALGLTESFATDLMLNGLLIVGALFGIGFTQFCSRRGFLITAFVVLILSLVTLAFVPSSQTGLMLLLFAIFTLTISAVSNLVGVFPAESFPTDIRSLGVGFATSMSRLGSAISTGFLPIAILALGIQYTMLILVAVLLMGLWVSVLWAPETKNLTLVGASTVKKVPQQERRADCEDFVGF
- a CDS encoding FAD-binding oxidoreductase, producing the protein MSLTREAIVEKLKQIVGSERVITDEKVLQKNSIDRFRKYADIHGIFTLPLPAAVVKLANTQQVSDVLAFLNKNHINCVPRTGSSATEGGLETVVANSVVLDGSELNQVINIDIENMQATAQCGVALEVLENKLRAKGYTTGHSPQSKPLAQMGGLVATRSIGQFSTLYGAIEDMVVGLEAVFPDGTVTRIKNVPRRAAGPDIRHVIIGNEGALCYITEVTVKIFKYMPENNLFYGYILDNMKTGFDILREVMVEGYRPSIARLYDAEDGSQHFTHFADGQCVLIFMAEGAKEIARATGNGIETIVARHPECKKVDSKLIETWFNNLNWGPDKVAAERVQIMKTKNMGFTTEVSGDWRSINKIYESVIHRIRNEFPHADDITMLGGHSSHSYINGTNMYFVYDYNVVDCSPQEEIDKYHNPLNKIIVEETIKLGGSMVHHHGIGKHRVHWTKDEHGSAYYILKALKEVYDPNGIMNIGTIYPIES
- a CDS encoding glycerol-3-phosphate responsive antiterminator, with the translated sequence MSILQLLKQHPVIAAVKDTESLNTALESDCKIISILYGNICNIGTIVQRIKKAGKYAFIHVDLLDGTSNKEIVINFLKLVTAADGIISTKASMIKAAKAQGFYGIHRIFLLDSISFHNIDKQVAQSNPDCIEILPGCMPKVLGWVAEQIDLPIIAGGLVCDHEDATNALNAGASAVSTTNTGVWQLTF